One Brassica napus cultivar Da-Ae chromosome C4, Da-Ae, whole genome shotgun sequence genomic region harbors:
- the LOC106425666 gene encoding glutamate receptor 2.7-like, translating into MMNPTKANNIFLGVPFFWGFMMMNVGLRKNPTSEIKIGIVLDLQTPFSQICLTSINMSLSDFYENHSNYTTRLAIHIRDSLEDPVQASAAALDLIKNEKVSAIIGPRSSLQAEFMIRLANKSQVPVITFSATSPLLTSTKTPYFVRATLNDLSQVRAIAAIVKSFEWRSVVAIYVDNEFGEGIMPYLADALQDVHTCITIRSVISLEASNDQITNQLYKLMTMQTRVFVAHMPPNLGFRVIQKARDIGMMGEGYVWIFTDGMTNWISSTEHGSSLENMQGVLGLRSRIPNSKELGNFSLRWETIFGQANAKPNVFALRAYDSITALAMAVEKADTKNLRYDKLISAFLNNTTDLGTLGVSRYGPSLLKALSDVDFNGLAGKFKLVNMELESSTFDIINFIGKEERIIGSWTPTNGLVNENPTSERLGPVIWPGKSTVIPRGWEIPTDGKKTFKVGVPLKRGFLGFVDVKQADPRKATIPTGYSIEVFEAALKRLPYSVIHRYVTFDTPNHSYDTLVEQVHNGMFDAAVGDITIRENRFLSVDFTLPYTESGVFMLVPMKDNENNTWFFLQPWSLDLWVTTACFFIFIGFIVWILEHRVNTDFRGPPHHQIGTSFWFSFSTINFAHREKVVSNLARFVVIVWCFVVLVLTQSYTANLTSFLTVQRLKPEVTTVNELIKNEEIVGYQNGSFVLKFLIKKGFQVSKLKAYNSAEECHTLLITGTSKGGIAAAFDEVAYLKVIISQYCNKYAIVEPSFKSSGFGFVFPKNSPLTDDVSRAILEVIENDEMQQIENKWFSKKSNCSDPTLIPSHNRLSVSSFWGLFLIVGVTSLLALLVFVAFFFYEHRHTFYEDSEISFWRKLTILVRSFDEKDIKSHMFKDSAVHNVSLPSTQCTPRSSTVQNIPWPQNPSENMEFELRRVSLVPSEGFFTPQLEQDEDEEANTLREVE; encoded by the exons ATGATGAACCCTACAAAAGCTAATAATATCTTTTTGGGAGTCCCGTTCTTTTGGGGTTTTATGATGATGAACGTTGGTTTACGAAAAAACCCAACAAGTGAAATCAAAATAGGAATAGTTCTTGATCTCCAAACTCCTTTTTCCCAGATCTGCCTCACTTCCATTAATATGTCGTTGTCTGATTTCTACGAAAATCATTCTAATTACACCACAAGACTTGCGATTCATATAAGAGATTCCTTGGAAGATCCTGTTCAGGCTTCAGCTGCAG CTTTGGACCTAATCAAGAACGAGAAAGTGAGCGCCATCATCGGACCACGAAGCTCTCTGCAAGCCGAGTTTATGATTAGACTGGCCAACAAATCTCAAGTACCTGTCATCACATTCTCGGCAACAAGCCCTCTTTTGACATCTACCAAGACCCCTTACTTCGTCCGAGCCACTCTTAATGACTTATCACAGGTCAGAGCCATTGCGGCCATTGTCAAATCCTTTGAATGGAGAAGTGTTGTCGCAATTTATGTGGACAACGAATTCGGAGAAGGAATCATGCCATACTTGGCTGACGCTTTACAAGATGTGCATACTTGTATAACGATTAGAAGTGTGATCTCACTGGAGGCTAGCAATGATCAGATTACAAACCAGCTTTACAAGCTCATGACAATGCAGACAAGGGTGTTTGTTGCCCACATGCCACCAAATCTTGGGTTTCGGGTTATTCAGAAAGCTAGAGATATTGGGATGATGGGGGAAGGGTACGTATGGATATTTACAGATGGAATGACGAATTGGATTAGCTCTACCGAACACGGTAGCAGCTTGGAGAATATGCAAGGGGTGTTGGGTTTGAGAAGCCGTATCCCCAACTCAAAAGAGCTTGGAAACTTCAGCTTGAGATGGGAGACAATATTTGGGCAGGCTAATGCAAAACCAAACGTTTTTGCGTTACGGGCGTATGATTCGATAACTGCATTGGCCATGGCCGTGGAGAAAGCGGACACAAAGAACTTACGGTATGATAAACTTATTAGCGCATTCTTAAATAACACGACGGATTTGGGGACACTAGGGGTCTCTCGCTACGGTCCAAGTCTTCTAAAGGCTCTGTCGGATGTAGACTTCAACGGTTTAGCAGGAAAATTTAAACTCGTTAACATGGAGCTCGAGTCATCAActtttgatatcatcaatttTATTGGAAAAGAAGAGAGGATTATCGGATCCTGGACACCTACCAATGGACTTGTGAATGAAAATCCAACAAGTGAGAGGTTGGGTCCTGTGATATGGCCCGGGAAGTCGACAGTCATTCCGAGAGGATGGGAGATTCCAACGGACGGGAAGAAAACATTTAAAGTAGGTGTTCCATTGAAGAGAGGATTTTTAGGCTTTGTGGATGTAAAGCAAGCTGATCCGAGGAAGGCAACAATACCAACAGGTTACTCCATAGAAGTCTTTGAAGCTGCTCTTAAAAGGTTGCCTTACTCTGTCATTCACCGCTACGTCACTTTCGATACTCCAAATCATAGCTACGACACTCTGGTAGAGCAAGTCCATAATGGG ATGTTCGACGCAGCTGTGGGAGATATAACCATCAGAGAAAATAGGTTTTTGTCTGTTGATTTCACGTTACCATACACAGAGTCTGGTGTGTTTATGTTGGTACCAATGAAGGACAATGAAAACAATACATGGTTTTTTCTCCAACCATGGAGCTTAGACCTATGGGTCACTACCGCTTGCTTCTTCATATTCATTGGGTTTATTGTGTGGATTTTAGAACACAGAGTCAACACCGACTTTCGTGGACCGCCTCACCACCAGATCGGCACTAGTTTCTGGTTCTCCTTCTCCACTATTAACTTTGCCCACC GAGAGAAGGTAGTGAGCAATTTAGCAAGGTTTGTGGTGATCGTCTGGTGCTTTGTGGTGCTAGTGCTGACTCAGAGTTACACAGCAAACCTCACATCTTTCCTTACAGTACAACGGCTTAAACCAGAAGTCACCACTGTGAATGAACTTATAAAAAACGAGGAGATTGTAGGATACCAAAACGGTTCTTTCGTgcttaaatttttgataaagaaaggatttcaagtttctaaactCAAGGCTTATAATTCTGCTGAAGAATGCCACACGCTTTTGATCACTGGGACATCGAAAGGAGGTATTGCAGCAGCTTTCGATGAGGTGGCTTACCTTAAAGTTATAATTTCTCAGTATTGCAACAAATATGCAATTGTTGAACCTTCTTTTAAGAGTTCTGGTTTTGGCTTT GTATTCCCCAAGAATTCACCTTTGACGGATGATGTCTCGAGGGCTATCTTGGAAGTGATTGAAAACGATGAAATGCAACAAATCGAGAATAAATGGTTCTCCAAAAAGAGTAACTGTTCTGATCCAACACTCATTCCTTCACACAACCGGCTTAGCGTCAGTAGCTTTTGGGGTCTATTTCTAATAGTAGGTGTTACTTCGCTCTTGGCTCTTCTCGTCTTTGTGGCCTTTTTCTTTTATGAACATAGGCACACGTTTTATGAGGACTCCGAAATTTCTTTCTGGAGAAAGCTAACGATTTTGGTTAGAAGCTTTGACGAAAAAGACATAAAATCCCACATGTTCAAGGATAGTGCGGTTCATAATGTGAGTTTACCTAGTACTCAATGCACCCCAAGATCTTCAACAGTGCAGAACATACCATGGCCACAAAATCCGTCAGAGAACATGGAGTTTGAGCTAAGAAGAGTGTCTCTCGTTCCGAGTGAAGGATTTTTCACTCCACAACTAGAAcaagatgaagatgaggaagctAATACTTTACGTGAAGTAGAATGA